A genomic stretch from Erigeron canadensis isolate Cc75 chromosome 9, C_canadensis_v1, whole genome shotgun sequence includes:
- the LOC122581906 gene encoding uncharacterized protein LOC122581906: MSYAYQLKRITWNGRSLHSLTFCNGHIYTLSDDNCIHPFVIRVEIVVKDRLVVVQLLPFVTLPFLPTYRCFKRLHILAQSRTELFYIAVGFRRRTDKTPGDVYLFKCNMISVHGKVFECFTNWDMSGVKQVDGGYCSMIYRLEETQQVWEEAKDLNEGIFVVGLGHGHSEFYNSAIGLKIGGYIHFHDKVDKLIYSYHFNDKTIVPSPMPFSELPTSHMSMSECWLEDDHREARFTVDSKQQDDEMMMINFIKNSEVEVSESHLLYVPFDVLELLMKFCVGVEYMNFRATCKGCHLAAPLIKWRDQTELVGLQNYSLASPWLMVVNQILGVITFTDPLLGDIYFTGISKLSIAEETIYCSRFGWLLFKTSAYCLVFFNPFTKDLCELPHANNMYKQLWFSAPPTSPDCMIVGFINGEVEIHYVSGEPIWDTYEVCPIYESSPVSFPTYHDGDLYYLYEIELRVFKHLGENNLF; this comes from the exons ATGTCATATGCTTATCAACTTAAGAGAATAACCTGGAATGGACGTTCACTACATAGCCTGACTTTTTGCAACggtcatatatatactttatctGACGACAATTGTATTCATCCGTTTGTCATACGGGTTGAAATTGTAGTCAAGGATAGACTAGTTGTAGTACAACTATTACCGTTTGTCACTCTCCCTTTTCTTCCTACCTATCGTTGTTTCAAACGCCTTCATATTCTGGCACAATCCCGTACAGAGTTGTTTTACATTGCAGTTGGTTTTCGTAGGAGAACTGACAAAACACCCGGTGATGTGTATTTGTTTAAATGTAACATGATTAGTGTACACGGGAAGGTTTTCGAATGCTTCACAAACTGGGACATGAGTGGTGTGAAACAAGTGGATGGCGGATATTGTTCAATGATTTATAGATTGGAAGAAACTCAGCAAGTGTGGGAAGAAGCGAAAGACCTTAATGAAGGCATATTTGTTGTTGGTCTTGGTCATGGCCACTCTGAGTTTTACAACTCTGCAATTGGCTTGAAGATAGGGGGTTATATACATTTTCATGATAAAGTGGACAAACTAATTTATTCTTATCACTTCAACGATAAAACCATCGTTCCATCTCCCATGCCATTTTCAGAGCTGCCAACAAGCCACATGTCAATGTCGGAATGCTG GTTAGAAGATGACCATAGAGAAGCCAGATTCACGGTTGATTCTAAACAACAAGATgatgagatgatgatgattaattttattaaaaacagtGAGGTTGAAGTTAGTGAGTCTCACTTGCTATATGTTCCATTTGATGTTCTGGAGCTGCTTATGAAGTTTTGTGTTGGTGTGGAATACATGAACTTTCGTGCTACATGCAAAGGTTGTCATCTAGCAGCTCCTCTGATAAAATGGCGTGACCAAACAGAATTAGTTGGGTTACAGAATTATTCACTAGCTTCACCTTGGCTGATGGTTGTAAACCAAATTCTAGGTGTTATTACTTTCACAGATCCGCTGTTGGGTGACATCTACTTTACGGGAATTTCAAAATTATCGATTGCTGAGGAAACAATATATTGTTCCAGGTTTggttggttgttgtttaaaacCAGTGCTTATTGTCTAGTGTTTTTTAACCCCTTCACAAAGGATCTCTGCGAACTTCCACACGCGAATAACATGTACAAACAGTTATGGTTCTCAGCTCCGCCTACTTCCCCTGATTGTATGATTGTTGGATTTATTAATGGAGAGGTTGAGATTCATTATGTATCCGGAGAACCTATTTGGGATACCTATGAGGTATGTCCAATTTATGAATCGTCCCCTGTTAGTTTTCCAACATATCATGATGGCGATCTTTATTACTTGTATGAGATTGAACTAAGGGTTTTCAAACATTTGGGTGAAAATAATCTCTTCTGA
- the LOC122582647 gene encoding solute carrier family 35 member F1-like isoform X2 translates to MTTDTNRRSWWRRRSEIWTVVSVLLLGQFVSFILALLNFTSSLSANQGANSPVTLGLFGYLALTLVNGSILLYQRHELLIPWYWYALLAFFDVQGNYLFNSAYYFTSITSVALLDCWTVAWVILLTWIFLGTRYSLWQFLGAAICCVGLALVFLSDAGVGGGGGSNPLLGDTLVIGATIFYALSNVGQEYCIKKNSLTELLSMLGLFGILFSAIEIAAFERKNLEEVTWSAELILTFVGYTVSFLMFYSLTPIILQTSGATLFNLSLLTADMWAVIIRIFVYHQKVDWLYYVSFSVVGVGLCIYSKTEKDRNLSPKPENRIPSTQYQLVHEEGVENPDATP, encoded by the exons ATGACAACCGACACTAACCGCCGGAGCTGGTGGCGGCGGAGATCGGAGATATGGACGGTGGTTTCCGTACTGCTGCTTGGACAGTTCGTTTCATTTATATTAGCACTTCTTAACTTCACTTCATCCTTATCGGCCAATCAAG GTGCCAATTCACCTGTTACGCTAGGACTATTCGGTTATCTGGCTTTAACCTTGGTTAACGGAAGCATCTTGTTGTACCAGCGCCATGAACTTCTT ATTCCttggtactggtatgctctgtTAGCATTTTTTGATGTCCAGGGCAATTATCTTT TCAATTCAGCATATTACTTCACATCAATTACTAGTGTAGCATTATTAGATTGTTGGACGGTTGCTTGGGTCATACTTCTTACTTGGATTTTTCTGGGCACAAGATACTCTCTATGGCAGTTCCTTGGTGCAGCAATATGTTGCGTAGGCCTTGCTTTAGTGTTTTTGTCTGATGCTGGGGTTGGCGGTGGAG GTGGTTCAAATCCACTTTTGGGTGATACACTTGTCATTGGAGCGACGATTTTTTATGCACTGAGCAATGTTGGTCAG GAATATTGTATCAAGAAGAATTCTCTTACTGAATTATTATCAATGCTTGGTCTGTTTGGAATTCTCTTTAGTGCAATTGAGAT TGCCGCATTTGAGAGGAAGAATCTGGAAGAAGTTACATGGTCTGCTGAACTT ATACTAACATTTGTTGGTTACACAGTCAGTTTCTTGATGTTTTACTCTTTGACACCCATTATACTACAG ACAAGTGGGGCTACATTGTTCAACCTGTCACTTCTCACGGCTGATATGTGGGCGGTTATCATCCGCATTTTTGTCTACCACCAAAAG GTAGACTGGTTATACTATGTATCGTTTTCAGTTGTCGGTGTTGGTCTTTGCATATATTCCAAGAC CGAGAAGGATCGAAATTTGTCACCAAAACCTGAAAATAGGATCCCGAGCACACAGTACCAACTGGTTCACGAAGAAGGTGTCGAGAACCCAGATGCCACTCCTTGA
- the LOC122582647 gene encoding solute carrier family 35 member F1-like isoform X1 — protein MTTDTNRRSWWRRRSEIWTVVSVLLLGQFVSFILALLNFTSSLSANQGANSPVTLGLFGYLALTLVNGSILLYQRHELLVIPWYWYALLAFFDVQGNYLFNSAYYFTSITSVALLDCWTVAWVILLTWIFLGTRYSLWQFLGAAICCVGLALVFLSDAGVGGGGGSNPLLGDTLVIGATIFYALSNVGQEYCIKKNSLTELLSMLGLFGILFSAIEIAAFERKNLEEVTWSAELILTFVGYTVSFLMFYSLTPIILQTSGATLFNLSLLTADMWAVIIRIFVYHQKVDWLYYVSFSVVGVGLCIYSKTEKDRNLSPKPENRIPSTQYQLVHEEGVENPDATP, from the exons ATGACAACCGACACTAACCGCCGGAGCTGGTGGCGGCGGAGATCGGAGATATGGACGGTGGTTTCCGTACTGCTGCTTGGACAGTTCGTTTCATTTATATTAGCACTTCTTAACTTCACTTCATCCTTATCGGCCAATCAAG GTGCCAATTCACCTGTTACGCTAGGACTATTCGGTTATCTGGCTTTAACCTTGGTTAACGGAAGCATCTTGTTGTACCAGCGCCATGAACTTCTTGTA ATTCCttggtactggtatgctctgtTAGCATTTTTTGATGTCCAGGGCAATTATCTTT TCAATTCAGCATATTACTTCACATCAATTACTAGTGTAGCATTATTAGATTGTTGGACGGTTGCTTGGGTCATACTTCTTACTTGGATTTTTCTGGGCACAAGATACTCTCTATGGCAGTTCCTTGGTGCAGCAATATGTTGCGTAGGCCTTGCTTTAGTGTTTTTGTCTGATGCTGGGGTTGGCGGTGGAG GTGGTTCAAATCCACTTTTGGGTGATACACTTGTCATTGGAGCGACGATTTTTTATGCACTGAGCAATGTTGGTCAG GAATATTGTATCAAGAAGAATTCTCTTACTGAATTATTATCAATGCTTGGTCTGTTTGGAATTCTCTTTAGTGCAATTGAGAT TGCCGCATTTGAGAGGAAGAATCTGGAAGAAGTTACATGGTCTGCTGAACTT ATACTAACATTTGTTGGTTACACAGTCAGTTTCTTGATGTTTTACTCTTTGACACCCATTATACTACAG ACAAGTGGGGCTACATTGTTCAACCTGTCACTTCTCACGGCTGATATGTGGGCGGTTATCATCCGCATTTTTGTCTACCACCAAAAG GTAGACTGGTTATACTATGTATCGTTTTCAGTTGTCGGTGTTGGTCTTTGCATATATTCCAAGAC CGAGAAGGATCGAAATTTGTCACCAAAACCTGAAAATAGGATCCCGAGCACACAGTACCAACTGGTTCACGAAGAAGGTGTCGAGAACCCAGATGCCACTCCTTGA